The following proteins are co-located in the Gloeocapsa sp. PCC 7428 genome:
- a CDS encoding DUF1636 domain-containing protein → MHKHNLFVCKSCNRSSEELPENQVADGTRLIEQLNALSAEQAQSQDLRIQPVGCLWTCGSPCAVAFSAPGKPTYLFTNVPADDTAAALLQFGELYLNSKTGNIPWQQFPQVLQEVSIAKIPTMS, encoded by the coding sequence ATGCACAAACACAATCTATTTGTCTGTAAATCATGTAACCGTTCCTCGGAAGAATTGCCAGAAAATCAAGTTGCTGATGGTACTCGTTTAATCGAACAACTCAACGCCTTGAGTGCTGAACAAGCGCAGTCTCAGGATCTGAGAATTCAGCCAGTAGGATGCTTGTGGACGTGCGGTTCTCCCTGCGCTGTTGCTTTTTCCGCGCCTGGTAAACCAACTTATCTATTTACCAATGTACCTGCGGATGACACCGCCGCTGCATTACTTCAGTTTGGTGAATTGTATTTGAACAGCAAAACAGGAAATATACCTTGGCAGCAGTTTCCGCAAGTGTTACAAGAAGTGAGTATTGCCAAGATTCCAACAATGAGTTGA